The proteins below come from a single Alligator mississippiensis isolate rAllMis1 chromosome 2, rAllMis1, whole genome shotgun sequence genomic window:
- the GSX2 gene encoding GS homeobox 2: protein MSRSFYVDSLIIKDSSRPAPALPEPGPAQDFLLPLGVPSPLVMSVPGPGCSARKSGAFCVCPLCVTSHLHSARGAGGGGALPLLKSQFPAGGDAQYCPRLGHAPHPHPQQQGSAAAAALGHPAHHAPACTAATYSVSDPRRFHCLGMGGSDTSQIPNGKRMRTAFTSTQLLELEREFSSNMYLSRLRRIEIATYLNLSEKQVKIWFQNRRVKHKKEGKGTPRNGHGGCKCASSQGHYPRSEDEESLSPSSAPEDKEISPL, encoded by the exons aTGTCCCGCTCCTTCTATGTGGACTCCTTGATCATCAAGGACTCGTCGAGGCCGGCGCCCGCGCTGCCCGAGCCGGGCCCGGCCCAGGACTTCCTGCTGCCCCTCGGCGTGCCCTCGCCGCTGGTCATGTCGGTGCCCGGGCCCGGCTGCTCCGCGCGCAAGAGCGGCGCCTTCTGCGTCTGCCCGCTCTGTGTCACCTCGCACCTGCACTCGGCCCGCGgcgccggcggcggcggcgccctcCCGCTGCTCAAGAGCCAGTTCCCCGCCGGCGGCGACGCCCAGTACTGCCCCCGCCTCGGCCATgccccgcacccgcacccgcagcAGCAGGGCTCGGCGGCCGCCGCGGCGCTGGGCCACCCCGCGCATCACGCCCCTGCCTGCACCGCCGCCACCTACAGCGTCAGCGACCCGCGCCGCTTCCACTGCCTCGGCATGG GCGGCTCTGACACCAGCCAGATCCCGAACGGCAAGAGGATGCGGACGGCGTTCACCAGCActcagctgctggagctggagcgggAGTTCTCCTCCAACATGTATCTGTCGCGGCTCCGGCGCATCGAGATCGCTACCTACCTCAACCTGTCCGAGAAGCAGGTGAAGATCTGGTTCCAGAACCGCCGGGTGAAGCACAAGAAGGAGGGCAAGGGCACCCCGAGGAACGGGCACGGGGGCTGCAAGTGCGCCAGCAGCCAGGGGCATTACCCCCGCTCGGAGGACGAGGAGTCTTTATCCCCCTCGTCGGCCCCCGAGGACAAAGAGATCTCCCCCTTGTAG